In a single window of the Niabella ginsenosidivorans genome:
- the sufC gene encoding Fe-S cluster assembly ATPase SufC: MLEIAGLHAGIEGREILKGIDLNIQPGEVHAIMGPNGSGKSTLASVLAGKEEYEVTGGSVIFEGKDLLELAPEERAGEGIFLSFQYPVEIPGLSTTNFMKTAVNEIRKYRGQEELDAVSFLKKMKEKMALVEIDQSMLSRSLNEGFSGGEKKRNEIFQMAMLEPRLAILDETDSGLDIDAIRIVANGVNKLRTPENSVLVITHYQRLLDYIVPDFVHVLYNGRIVKSGTKELAYELEEKGYDFIKSELV, translated from the coding sequence ATGTTAGAAATAGCAGGCCTGCATGCAGGCATTGAAGGAAGAGAAATTTTAAAAGGAATAGATCTTAATATCCAGCCGGGCGAGGTGCACGCCATCATGGGGCCTAATGGTTCCGGTAAAAGCACATTGGCATCTGTGCTGGCAGGCAAAGAAGAGTATGAAGTAACCGGTGGCTCCGTAATCTTTGAAGGAAAAGACTTATTGGAGCTGGCTCCGGAAGAAAGAGCCGGGGAAGGCATTTTCCTCAGCTTCCAGTATCCTGTAGAGATACCCGGCTTAAGCACTACCAATTTTATGAAAACAGCGGTGAACGAGATCCGCAAGTACCGGGGGCAGGAAGAACTGGATGCTGTATCCTTTCTTAAAAAAATGAAAGAGAAAATGGCGCTGGTAGAAATTGATCAATCCATGCTGAGCCGCTCATTGAATGAAGGCTTTTCCGGTGGTGAAAAGAAACGGAACGAGATCTTCCAGATGGCCATGCTGGAGCCCAGACTGGCTATTTTGGATGAAACCGATTCCGGTCTGGATATTGATGCCATCCGCATTGTAGCCAACGGCGTTAACAAGCTGCGCACCCCGGAAAACAGTGTGCTGGTGATTACTCACTATCAGCGCCTGCTGGATTATATTGTTCCGGATTTTGTGCATGTATTATATAACGGGCGCATTGTAAAATCCGGCACAAAAGAGCTGGCCTATGAGCTGGAGGAAAAAGGATACGACTTTATCAAAAGCGAATTAGTATAG
- the sufB gene encoding Fe-S cluster assembly protein SufB produces MSMETDQLVQNNAGTETDVIENHVNSEYKYGFVTDIEMESAPKGLDENTIRFISAKKNEPEWMLEWRLKAFAQWKKMSVPKWANITYPDIDFQDIIYYAAPKQKVKPKSLDEVDPELINTFQKLGISLEEQKRLTGVAVDAVIDSVSIGTSFKEQLAELGIIFCSISEAIQEHPDLVRKYLASVVPVTDNFYAALNSAVFSDGSFCYIPKGVRCPMELSTYFRINAENTGQFERTLIVAEEGAYVSYLEGCTAPMRDENQLHAAIVEIVAMDNAEVKYSTVQNWYPGDKEGKGGIYNFVTKRGICKGINSKISWTQVETGSSITWKYPSVILQGDNSIGEFYSVAVTNNFQQADTGTKMLHIGKNTRSRIVSKGISAGQSQNSYRGLVRVGKNATNARNFSQCDSLLLGDKCGAHTFPYIEVKNNTGVVEHEATTSKIGEDQIFYCNQRGIDTEKAVALIINGFAKEVMNQLPMEFAIEAQKLLAISLEGSVG; encoded by the coding sequence ATGAGTATGGAAACAGATCAATTAGTGCAGAATAATGCGGGCACAGAAACCGATGTAATTGAAAATCACGTCAATAGCGAATATAAGTACGGTTTTGTTACAGATATAGAAATGGAGTCCGCTCCAAAAGGGCTGGATGAAAATACCATTCGCTTTATTTCTGCAAAAAAAAATGAGCCGGAATGGATGCTGGAATGGCGGCTGAAAGCTTTTGCCCAGTGGAAGAAAATGAGCGTTCCCAAATGGGCAAATATTACTTACCCCGATATCGATTTCCAGGATATCATTTATTATGCCGCTCCCAAGCAAAAAGTAAAGCCTAAGAGCCTTGACGAGGTGGATCCTGAACTGATCAATACTTTTCAGAAACTGGGCATTTCTCTGGAAGAGCAAAAACGCCTGACGGGTGTTGCCGTAGACGCGGTGATTGACAGCGTATCCATTGGCACTTCCTTTAAGGAACAACTGGCAGAACTGGGGATCATCTTTTGTTCCATCAGTGAAGCTATCCAGGAGCATCCTGATTTAGTGCGTAAATACCTGGCATCAGTAGTGCCGGTTACTGATAATTTCTATGCAGCATTGAATTCTGCTGTATTCAGCGACGGGTCTTTCTGCTATATTCCCAAAGGGGTGCGTTGCCCGATGGAGCTTTCCACCTATTTCCGGATCAACGCAGAAAATACCGGGCAGTTTGAACGCACACTGATTGTTGCGGAAGAAGGTGCCTATGTAAGCTACCTGGAAGGGTGCACCGCTCCTATGCGCGATGAAAATCAACTGCATGCTGCCATCGTTGAAATTGTGGCAATGGACAATGCAGAGGTAAAATATTCAACCGTGCAGAACTGGTACCCGGGAGATAAAGAGGGTAAAGGAGGCATTTACAATTTTGTAACCAAGCGGGGCATCTGTAAAGGAATCAATTCCAAAATATCCTGGACGCAGGTAGAAACTGGCTCCTCTATCACCTGGAAATACCCCAGCGTGATCCTGCAGGGCGATAATTCTATTGGCGAATTTTATTCTGTAGCAGTAACCAATAATTTCCAGCAGGCAGATACCGGTACCAAAATGTTGCACATCGGTAAAAATACCAGAAGCCGTATTGTATCAAAAGGGATTTCCGCAGGCCAGAGCCAGAACAGTTACCGGGGACTGGTGCGCGTAGGTAAGAACGCCACCAATGCACGGAATTTTTCCCAGTGCGACTCCCTGTTGCTGGGCGACAAATGCGGTGCGCATACCTTCCCTTATATCGAAGTAAAGAATAATACTGGTGTGGTGGAACATGAAGCTACTACCTCCAAAATAGGCGAAGACCAGATCTTCTATTGCAACCAGCGCGGTATTGATACCGAAAAAGCGGTGGCCCTTATCATTAACGGGTTTGCAAAAGAAGTAATGAATCAGTTGCCCATGGAATTTGCTATTGAAGCACAAAAACTCCTGGCAATCAGCCTGGAGGGAAGCGTGGGATAA
- a CDS encoding energy transducer TonB gives MHLRSKLLFCCLLFCSMASAQTTGNYYNYRWEPCKPVVIVNFSVSEEGNIEDVYVSTSLHPVFDAIAEKVIKRSPKWIPALSKNRHIRSYMKQPVTFGQQE, from the coding sequence ATGCACCTGAGATCAAAACTTTTGTTCTGCTGCCTTCTCTTTTGCAGCATGGCTTCTGCGCAAACAACGGGGAACTATTATAATTACCGGTGGGAGCCCTGTAAGCCCGTTGTAATTGTTAATTTTTCCGTTAGTGAAGAAGGCAACATAGAAGATGTGTATGTAAGCACCTCTTTGCATCCTGTATTTGACGCCATTGCGGAGAAAGTCATCAAACGTTCCCCAAAATGGATACCGGCGCTGAGCAAAAACAGGCATATCCGGTCGTATATGAAACAACCTGTAACCTTTGGACAACAGGAATGA
- a CDS encoding NfeD family protein encodes MNTFLEGLPPLLQGFWWVAIITSCIFLIQTILTFAGTHHDMDGINADFSGDLSGVHAPFQMFSLRNLINFLMGFGWTGVAFFNSISNKATLIALAVLVGIFFVILFFFIIRQLMKLTEDNTFRIETLIGRSGMVYLNIPGSRSGVGKIQISSDTTSHELPAMTEGDALPSGTLIKVVRIEDRTLIVTKA; translated from the coding sequence ATGAATACATTTTTAGAAGGGCTGCCACCTTTATTACAGGGTTTCTGGTGGGTGGCCATTATTACAAGCTGCATCTTTCTTATTCAGACCATCCTTACGTTTGCCGGCACCCATCATGATATGGATGGCATTAATGCCGATTTCAGCGGAGACCTGAGCGGGGTACATGCGCCGTTTCAGATGTTTTCTTTAAGGAACCTGATCAATTTCCTGATGGGGTTCGGGTGGACGGGTGTTGCCTTTTTTAACAGCATCAGCAACAAAGCCACCCTGATCGCGCTGGCCGTTCTGGTAGGTATCTTCTTTGTGATCCTTTTCTTTTTTATTATCCGGCAGCTCATGAAGCTAACGGAAGATAATACCTTTCGCATTGAAACCCTTATTGGAAGGTCCGGAATGGTGTATCTGAATATACCCGGCAGCAGAAGCGGTGTTGGCAAGATCCAGATCAGCTCTGATACCACCAGCCATGAATTACCCGCAATGACGGAAGGAGATGCATTACCCTCCGGTACACTGATCAAGGTAGTACGGATAGAAGACCGGACATTAATAGTAACCAAAGCTTAA
- a CDS encoding flotillin family protein: MNFDGPFILIIVGAIILFVTIVSLISRYKRCPSDKILVIYGKTGGSSARCIHGGGAFIWPVIQDFAYLDLKPISIEANLTNALSRQNIRVDVPCRFTIAISTEHDSMGNAAERLLGLSPDQIQELSKDILFGQLRLVIATMTIEEINSDRDKFLDNISKNVDTELKKIGLKLINVNVTDIKDESGYIEALGKEAAAKAINEAIVSVAEQVKIGETGKAIADREKDTQIAETNRDRDVKIAITQKDKEISIAAASKDESIGKAEAERDARIATSQANSLAVKGENDAKITIANSDALRREKEAEALKIAITAEKVQSAKALEESYVAEQKAEQARAARERSTQNANVVVPAEIAKQKAIIDAEAEAERIRLRAKGEADAIYAKMEAEAKGLLEILTKQAEGYDKVVKAAGGDSTNAFQLLLLEKLPELVRTQVEAVKNIRIDKVTVWDGGNGENGTTSTANFVQGMMKSVPPLNDLFNMAGLNLPGYLKGNDLKNKEPYQEQPDQAGS; encoded by the coding sequence ATGAATTTTGACGGACCTTTTATTTTAATTATTGTAGGTGCAATTATTTTATTTGTCACCATTGTATCGCTGATCTCACGCTATAAACGCTGTCCATCAGATAAGATCCTGGTCATTTACGGGAAAACAGGAGGTTCTTCCGCAAGATGCATTCACGGGGGCGGCGCCTTTATCTGGCCTGTGATCCAGGATTTTGCCTACCTGGATCTGAAGCCGATCTCTATTGAAGCCAACCTGACCAATGCCTTATCCCGCCAGAATATCCGTGTGGATGTTCCCTGCCGGTTCACCATTGCCATTTCTACCGAGCATGACAGCATGGGGAATGCGGCTGAACGTTTGCTGGGCCTGAGCCCCGACCAGATACAGGAATTATCAAAAGATATCCTGTTCGGGCAGCTGCGCCTGGTGATCGCTACCATGACCATTGAAGAGATCAATTCTGACCGGGATAAATTCCTGGACAATATTTCCAAGAACGTGGATACCGAATTAAAGAAGATCGGTCTAAAGCTCATTAATGTAAACGTTACAGACATCAAGGATGAGTCTGGCTATATTGAAGCGCTGGGTAAGGAAGCCGCAGCAAAGGCCATCAACGAAGCCATTGTAAGCGTGGCCGAACAGGTGAAGATAGGGGAAACCGGTAAAGCCATTGCAGACCGGGAAAAGGATACCCAGATCGCAGAGACCAACCGTGACCGGGATGTAAAGATTGCCATCACCCAGAAAGACAAAGAGATCAGCATTGCCGCTGCAAGTAAGGATGAATCCATTGGTAAAGCAGAAGCAGAGCGGGACGCGCGGATAGCTACCTCGCAGGCGAACTCTCTTGCAGTAAAAGGGGAGAATGATGCAAAGATCACGATTGCCAATTCCGATGCCCTGCGCCGTGAGAAAGAAGCAGAAGCATTGAAGATTGCCATAACTGCTGAAAAAGTGCAGTCTGCAAAAGCGCTGGAAGAGTCCTATGTGGCAGAACAAAAAGCCGAACAGGCGCGTGCTGCAAGAGAACGCTCCACTCAAAATGCCAATGTGGTGGTGCCGGCAGAGATCGCGAAGCAAAAGGCTATTATTGATGCAGAAGCAGAAGCCGAGCGTATCCGCCTGAGGGCAAAAGGAGAAGCCGATGCGATCTATGCAAAAATGGAGGCAGAGGCAAAAGGGTTATTAGAAATACTGACCAAGCAGGCAGAGGGATATGATAAAGTAGTGAAGGCTGCCGGGGGCGACTCTACCAACGCCTTCCAGCTATTGCTGCTGGAGAAGCTGCCGGAGCTGGTGCGCACACAGGTGGAAGCGGTTAAAAACATCAGGATCGATAAGGTGACAGTATGGGATGGCGGTAACGGTGAAAACGGCACTACCTCCACCGCCAATTTTGTGCAGGGGATGATGAAATCAGTGCCCCCGTTAAATGACCTGTTCAATATGGCAGGATTGAATTTGCCCGGTTACCTGAAGGGGAATGATCTGAAAAATAAAGAGCCGTACCAGGAGCAGCCTGATCAGGCCGGATCATAA